The genomic DNA GTCTGGCTGAGTGTGGTGacattttttcttatttttatgtACGAGTGTATGTATGGCATTCTCTTTTAACGAGATATGTACATTCTTATATTACGCGCTCACAGATCGATTCAAACTGCTCCCCAACTGATCTCATACTTTATTGCAATTGGGACTTGATCTGTAGATGAGATCCGGTATTTTTAATGGtcgaatcaaatcaatttccacTTTTATTTTGCCAACAGACACTCTCTCAAGCTCTGTTCAACATGATCGATGGCTATATAATCGCATTTCAGGCTGTTAACCAAGCTCTGGCACGGCCCTAACtactataataataaattagggaaacaaacaaatatatcaaaatgAGCTGGAAGTGAACAAAAACAGTGAAAAAGAAATACTATTAAATTAAGTTAATCAAATGTATGCGCTGTGAATCGAAGCAGCTGCCGAGCTAGTTcgggctcggctcggctcggctctaTTTGCATTTCCACCTTGCTGACACCCGCCCCACCACCACGGGctcataaattatattaataaaaaggccaataacaacaacaggctGTGGGCGCGGGGGGCAGGGACGGAGAAATCCATGTGTGTCATTGCTGTTAAactttgtttgcattttgtttattaaacgACGCGGAAAACCAGCGACAGTCCGCCAGCGCGGTTCGGGGCTGCTCGAATTACGTGCTGGAAACTGCCGGGTCACACCTGACTGAGAATTTTCTACCCCTTTTGCTTGGGTTCGCATGGGTTTAGTTTAGTTGTACGactatttgattttaattaaatttccgcAACTTTGtcacaatttgtttgtgttcttcGAGCCCGAACCCTTCAGCTCTCTTCGCGTGAGGCTCTGGTCGattgctttgtttgctttgctcgAGGATTTTGGATGGGAATGTGGAAAGTTGTACCATTAATTGTCAGCCAAACACCTTGGCAGGTGTCGCTGGTTATGGGCGGGTGAGCTTTGTTGTGACGTATGGCTGGAGCTCCTTTATACCCCCGAATCGTATCTACGGCTCAAGCGCCGGCGTTCGGTCTGGCCCATCTCGTCCTCCGACTCTCGAATGTACTCCAGACTCTTCAGCACTTGTGGCGAGCGTGCCAGATGAGTTCGCTCTGAAAAGTGCAATCTATAGGGGATGGGGGAATATCTTTATCGAGGTAATTACCCAACTCGTCGGCAATTTCCACAATTGTTGACAGTGGTCGGCCATTCTCGTCTACAACGTTCGGCATCCTGGGAAAATTTTgggttatttttgttgtgtgtatattttgtacTATTTCCGAATGAattgaaaagtgtttttttgtcAAGGGCATGTGGACATGTGATCTGTGCTGCTTTGTCAAGGCAAGGCCTGCCTAGGATTGAATTTCGATGTTCGATCCTATGATTCGGTGACTGGTGACTGCCAGCTCCGTCTGCTCATTGTGTGTGCCAATTATTACGCCTGATTTAATAAGCTCAATGGGTCTCTTAACTGCTCTAAGTGGCTGCTAATCGTTTCGGGGTTCcgaagaaaagtgaaaaggaaaaaggaaaatgcgaaaatggaaataaaattgttgtGCGCGTTGCGACTGTGACGGGGAAAGCACATCAAACGAAATTGATGACAATTGAAGCTCTCCTTACCAACCAAGGAGTCGactcctccacctccatctccagctccatttccATCCTCCTGCTTTGGCACAGAAGACAGCTGAAGTCTGTCGAAGGATGCCCCATTGACGCTAAACTGAACGGAAGCAGGAAACGCGCCGCAAATTGCAAAGTTTGAGCAGCACtttggctctctctgtctctctttcgctgtggaaattaattttattttcggtttttatgCCTTGGCGGGAAATTGAGAGCaattttctttgcacttttcccatttccccccATGATTATAATAAATGCGAATTTCCTCGGCCATTTCCTTGGCATTTTGGATGACGCTTTTGATTTGAAGGCGTGACCAGGCACTGCCATGCCAGCCTCAGCCCTTTGTTTAATACCCTGTCCCACATTCATGCACTCATATTTCGATGAGCGGAGCCATTTTTGTGTCGAggatttcgttttattttttctcgcTTTCTGCATGAGCAGCTTCAAGGACACGACCGAAAATTCAAGTGCGCGGCACTTGAAATAACAGAGAAATAACAGCGAAAGAAAGGACCAGACAGAGGACAACGGACACTGGACGGAGTGGACAGGGCGGACAACGTAACAAAGGCAGTGTGAAACTGTCATTTGTGTGCGAGAGCGGAGAAAGAGAGTCTAGcctatatgtgcatatgtataataCCTTCTATAGGGTTAAATCAGGCGCATAATTATCAATGCCCTGGGCTCACGTGTGAGCGGACTTAGGCCTGGGACATGTGAAAAGGTGAAAGGTCGAGGGGATAAGCGATTGGgatgtgtgtttgagtgtgggATTTTGACGGCAGATCAGAGCAggctggagtggagtggagtagaGTGCCGGGCACTCTGAATAGCTTATTCAAATTGCTAAAGACACGCATTATTTGTGCTAATTTGTGGGCAATTTCCTAATAGATACACGTACTTTTCGCACATAATTCCAACACCATACAATCCGAAAGTGTTTTGGGCAAGCTGCTTAAACTATTCCAAGACCCCAGCTAAGGATTCACAGATCTCACAGAGGACAGAACTGCCGCTGAAGACGTGCTCTGAGTACTCTACTAATACCTACTTCAATTGCGTTCCAGTTCCAGGACGACAGCGTTTCCAAAGCAGCGGAGAGGTCTCTGGGGGCGAAAGGGAACTCGCGCAGGTCAGAGCCACCCCAGTCCGGGGTGAGCTAACAGGGCATTTGATGGAACCAAGTCTATTAGAGTCAATTAGCGAGCGATTATAATGACTGGGCATCCCTCTGTGTCAGTCAGCCCCCCTCTAAGGCACGGAGCGCGGCGAGCCCTGCTGCATCGCTTTAAAGTCATTGAAAaatttgcacataaattgcGTAAAGTGCGGATTTTTTTatattgtgttttttgttctgcCCTAACACGTTTACACAGGCTCGTCCTTGTCCTTGATGATGCTGGTCCTGTATCCTGCCTGCCGCACCCTTTAGCCTGTTCGCACACAAATGGCAATCACccccaatacacacacacatacaatgccctgctcctgcccctgcccctgcccaccaCCCTTTTGTTGGCATATAgccgtgtgtgcgtgtcgcAGTTGGTTGAGTTTCCTCGGCTTTTTATTTGGTCAGCGAAAGCGCACACATTGTCAGCccaatttcacacaaaaaatgcaatcaaatgtgACGCTTTTCATTATTCTTGCGATTTATATTTTCAGCCAGTCAAGTGGGAGAGGGAAttggaacgggaacgggaacgtgAACGGGCAACGGTCCGGCCCTGTGAGGGGGAATGAGAATGtcaaaaattgaaatcaatcaaattaaattgcctTGTTCGATGGAGATTTTTACCCGGTTCAATTTGCCTTTGCAATTCGGATTAATTGggataaaactaaaaaagtaTTTGTAGCACAAGCCCTTGTACATAAATGATGCTGCATAAAAGAGATAATGAAACCGTGAAGGGATATTTAATATATCTGGAGTACATTTTGGACATGCAAACACTATGAAGATAGCCAGAAGAGTTTTCCTTATGCCTCATGAAGAATATCACAAGGCTGGCATAAAATAGAAACAGGCAAAGGAATGTAATGGGAATATTCTAATAAAGAACATGAGTTCACATACCAATTTCGAACAAACAATTGTATTCCAAACCGAAGAAACAATAAGTACGAGTTCTACCTATTGAAGAGCCTAAAACTAAGAAGAGTTTTTACAATCTCAGAGCTTCCAACACTTTACGCTTGAATGAACTCAAAAGTTTTGGGCTGCACGGAGTATTTTTGGTGGCATTGCCAGGCTTCATCGATAATAATTGAAGTGAAAACAATGTGTGTGCTCTGGGGTGTGTTCTCTGTCTCCATACTGGCATACAGGCATATCccgatgtgtgtgtattt from Drosophila subobscura isolate 14011-0131.10 chromosome E, UCBerk_Dsub_1.0, whole genome shotgun sequence includes the following:
- the LOC117890363 gene encoding uncharacterized protein LOC117890363: MPLTKKHFSIHSEIVQNIHTTKITQNFPRMPNVVDENGRPLSTIVEIADELERTHLARSPQVLKSLEYIRESEDEMGQTERRRLSRRYDSGV